Proteins encoded in a region of the Ziziphus jujuba cultivar Dongzao chromosome 3, ASM3175591v1 genome:
- the LOC132803154 gene encoding receptor-like protein 9DC3: MEMLDVGNNKMNDTFPYWLESLPMLQVLILRSNRFHGSIEVSPKTALPFRNLRIMDLSDNEFSGNLPTKYFKNLLAMMDAYSDQLTYMEEDQYYESTIVVIKGFFHELEKIQTIFTTIDLSKNNFEGEIPKLIGKLKSLKGLNFSHNKLTGPIPSTLENLSNLEWLDLSSNELVGEIPQQLTNMISLEVLNLSKNRLVGPIPSGKQFNTFDNTSYSENMGLCGFLLSKICGNNEAPQSPTTKFEEEGGYGFDWKIILVGYGCGIVIGVSLGY, encoded by the coding sequence ATGGAAATGTTAGATGTTGGAAATAACAAGATGAATGACACGTTTCCCTACTGGTTGGAATCTCTTCCAATGCTACAAGTTCTTATCTTGAGATCTAATAGATTTCATGGTTCCATAGAGGTTAGTCCCAAAACTGCACTTCCTTTCCGAAACTTGCGAATCATGGACCTCTCTGACAATGAGTTCAGTGGTAATTTgccaacaaaatatttcaagaatttgTTGGCCATGATGGATGCATATTCGGACCAATTGACATACATGGAAGAAGATCAATATTATGAATCTACCATTGTGGTCATAAAAGGCTTCTTTCATGAATTGGAGAAAATTCAAACCATTTTCACAACAATTGACttgtccaaaaataattttgagggAGAGATTCCAAAGTTGATCGGGAAGCTAAAGTCTCTTAAAGGGCTCAACTTTTCACATAATAAATTGACTGGTCCTATCCCATcaacattggaaaatttgagtaACCTTGAATGGTTAGACCTCTCTTCGAATGAGCTTGTTGGAGAGATTCCTCAACAATTGACAAACATGATATCTCTTGAAGTGTTAAACCTCTCAAAAAACAGATTGGTTGGACCCATACCTAGTGGCAAGCAATTCAACACATTCGATAACACTTCATACAGTGAAAATATGGGATTATGTGGATTTCTATTGTCTAAAATATGTGGCAATAATGAGGCACCACAATCTCCGACCACAAAGTTCGAAGAAGAAGGTGGTTATGGGTTTGACTGGAAGATCATCTTGGTGGGTTATGGATGTGGAATCGTGATTGGAGTATCATTGGGATAT